The Penaeus monodon isolate SGIC_2016 unplaced genomic scaffold, NSTDA_Pmon_1 PmonScaffold_20031, whole genome shotgun sequence sequence aaagaaaacatataatCGCGTTATTGTCCGTGTAATCAGTTACTCATCAATGCTATTTGATGAAAGAACGCTTCGCGATGTATCAGGACTCTGCCATAGCCCCCAGTTCAGAAGATAACTAATCTTCACATCATAGAAGGCAGTTCACGTTTCCACTAGGTGAATAAATTCCGCCCCTTCCCCCATATCCCCATCTCTTCAGCAGGGCCAGCTGGCCTACGAGAAGTTTCCAGACTAAATGTTAGCAAAATAACAGCAAAATGGCAAGTTGCAGAGGGCGTGGTTCAATGCTTTTGGTTACACTGAAAGGTATAGGGACACTTATGTTTCAGTCTTTCCTACTTGTAAATCCACCCTGTTAAAGGGAATATTTACACCTAAATCGTGACCTTTTCAGTAAGAATCAATCCTGATCTCTAAATGTTTAAATACAAATACAGCCTAGGTCTCCATTGCTGCTATAATAGATAAGCTTTTTTCACAATTGAAGTGGTGGATAGCACGGGAGAAATCACGTGCCTGATTGATGCGTAATTTTTATCAAACCTTTTATACCATCTCTTGTAAGTAGAGAAACTTTGTGCTTGAATTAGAAGTAAGATAagtcatataaacaaacaaaagcaaccaGTGTTCCAACAGAATATCGAAACGAAATATAACTTCGTAGACATTTAAGTAGTATTTTTATATTCGATCAGGACAGTATTCTTTTAGCAGAACTACAGAGGATCATTCCGTTAAGAGGCTCAGTTTGTTTGAAAAGGATTAAGTCGAAGAAGTCTAAATCTATATCAGCCACATCAATAGCAAGGTATCAGACTTCATGCCCTATTCTCATGAATAAAAACTATCTGTGATATCTTCTAAGGATAGATATTCAATGCAGCATTTCTTTTAAGCGACGCTGCCAAAGCCCAGGGGAAATTATTTCTTGTGACATGCccggattcttaaaaaaaaaaaaaaaaaaaaaaaaaaaaaaaaaaaaaaaaaaaaaggacattgtTATCTAACGAAGCTTGTACATCAGTAAATCCCCCTAggcatttcctttccttccattctgCTAAATATTCTGAATAATCAGAGGGAGGGCATGAAATCATTAAAGCTATCGACGCCGGCATTGGATGAACATATGTAGCTCCTATTCCAAAGACAATAGAAAAATCTATAAGAAATCACTTTAAGTGTTTGGTAATCCACTGTCTGACTATGAACTTTAAAAAACATATTGTTGTGAATGTAGTCCATAATGTAGTGTTGTTTCAACTCCAGATGGTTGAaggaaaacacacagacacacgcatacacacacacacacacacacacacacacacacacacacacacacacacacaaacacacacacacacacaccaacacacaccccacacacatatatatatatatatatatatatatatatatatatatatatatatatatatatatatatatatatgtatttatatatatatatatatataaatatatatatatatatatatatatatatttatatatatatattcatatacatatatatatatatatatatatatatatatatatatatatatatatacgcgcgcttATAAGTTTGAGTTCATAATATAAACTTATCTTTTTACATAAGAACTGCCAACGGCACCAACGGGTCTGCCCACAACCCTTCTTTCCGCGTGTACACGGTGGACGGCGGGCACAGCGAGGCCACTTGTGTAAATCCACAGTTGGTTGCGCAGTTTAAGTACGCCGAGTAAGGAATGAGTTGGCCAGAGAGTCAATTGCCTCGGTGGCTGGTTTACTCGTCGCGGACTAATAAGAGTAAACACTCATCGCCCGGTGAAAATAAAAACGATCGGGGGAATTTGAAGCTAAACATCAGTATTTGAtatttcccttcctatctcccgtTCCAATGGATATCGAGATGGAAGGGATACATTCGAATTTACTACTTAAAAAAATTGTGTCAAAGAAAAATACACGATcgtacttttataaaaaaaaaaaaaaaaaaaaaaaaaaaaaaaaaaaaaaaaaaaaaaaaaactgacatcgCCTCCCCTTTCACCAAAACAGACGGTGCTTGACATGGAGACCTACAACATGAACATGACTCTGGCTAACCTCGAGGGCGGAAGACCGGAATACGCACTCAGGTATGAGAACTTTGAAGGCTACTCTGCTTTATTTATTAGACGGTATAAAGCTTACAACATTACAGAAATATATGACTGGGATAAAAATCtgtgataaaagatatatatatcttagaatgAGTATCTTCCTGATTGAGACAATATGTATGagcattttcctattttccttgaATGATTCCAGCATATTCTCACCTTACCATTAGCTAACAGCACTTATCAAGAAGCAATGATAACACCAAACAGGTATAAAGCACAGGAGAGTTATGGTACTCCAGCCTCCCTTGACAGCTTGGTCGTTGCTATGGCCACCGATGCAGAGCTTTTCCGAACGTTTTGAGATATTTCTGCTGTTCATTTTAATGTATTTCATACAAGtacactatatataacatacactaaAGACTATTTCAAATCAAGAATACACTAcagagtagtgatgatgataacgattattacttttattattatcagtttcattattatttttattggtgttgttattattattaatatcattattataaatcttattattattacgactattattattccatttataattattgtcattatcattatcatgggtattatcataattattattgttactatcattgtaattatcataattattgatattggtgttatcataattcttattatttatgtgttatagtatgaatgttattatcatggctaacattttaataattattatattattggtttattacatTTCCGTTAATAAAAAGCGGCAGCCGCATTCGTAGTAATATTTCTGGTGGTGTAGACAATAAACATTACTACTAATTAgtcatgataacgatattataaccagCATCACCATATTTAGGTATGTTTGGTCATTTCCGCCACCATTATAAAGAATTGAGACATTATCTGatatccttgtttttattttatgtgtttctAAGATGactatcgtcatcaccattcTCCTACttaacaacatcattatcatcactgttctaaccacagtattagtagtaataacggtagtagtaataacgataatgatgaactgaaaagtaataatgataatattcacatATAAGTAAAATAAGAGTTTGACGGTTATATAAAATTGCATCaattaaacagaaaaattaaacAGAACGAATGTCTATATAACTCTTGTCTTGCAAACATAGACTttctatatttacatgtgtgtgtgtgtgtgtgtgtgtgtgtggtgtgtgttgtgtgtgtgtgtgtgtgtgtgtgtgtgtgacagcatGGCAAGCTGTCACCTAAATACAAATGAAGAAGACATCGATGACTCTAGTTCAGATGTAAAATTATACAAAGCAAAAATGACACTAATTTTACTCAAGCTtcacagtaacaacaaaaattaaatccTGAATTATTCCCAAATTCTTATGGTTTACCAAGAAAGAATAAAACAGTTCTAAAGTGATCACCTTGTTTGACCCCACTACAGAGTCGGGAAGACCTACAGTCAAACCAAGTACTTCAATCATAATAGAACTGAGAGTAATGTAGATATCCTTTGCATTAATGAAACCTGGCTTCATCAAGAAATATCAAttccattaacattattttttcatgattataaatGTGATGCAGAGCGAGGTGGAcgaatttgcatatattatgcaAGATATACCTTTACATCAAATAGGGTCTTCACTACAGCTGTAAAGAACATCTGGGTAACTGTGCAAAGCAGTATGTATCTTTCCCTCATTACTAATATAATCTGTCCACATCCTATTGCTACAGCATAATCATTTGACTACCTCGGAAATGATGTTAGGGAAATGTCAgcgaaaatattttatttccatcTTTGTTGGCGTAATTGACGATCAACACAAATTAGCTGGTAGTCATTAGAGTTATTATTAGTTAGCTGGTATTATTAGTTAGCTGGTATTactaagaagaaataaaaccgCTTAAAAACAAACGTATAATGATCACATAAATCACTTCAACTGTACAAGAACTCATAACTGACGTCGCAGACCAGATGCTGTTAACTTAACTATGGCAGTAGATATAAAGAAACTAATAACTAACGCGAAACACTTGCCAATTAGATGCATTAACAGTCATCATTGCCGCATTACCGATGCCTACCTATCTTTGGTAATGTGGCATTACAACtcctgttttaaaattttgtttttagtgaCACCCAAAAACACATTGAAATATGCTTAGAATCCAAATCACCTTATTTCTGGAATACAGCATGGGTATCCACACAAACAACGTTatcaaaaaccacaaacaaaatttatgataacTTAGGTAAAAACAG is a genomic window containing:
- the LOC119569934 gene encoding sphingomyelin phosphodiesterase-like — encoded protein: MFFGHNHGDSWQILYVPDDYVRPVPFSGPSGTNGSAHNPSFRVYTVDGGHSEATCTVLDMETYNMNMTLANLEGGRPEYALRYKAQESYGTPASLDSLVVAMATDAELFRTF